The following are encoded in a window of Roseimaritima ulvae genomic DNA:
- a CDS encoding 5-(carboxyamino)imidazole ribonucleotide synthase has product MDEIQPLRPGATIGMLGGGQLGRMFTLAAQQMGYRVAVLSDEADGPAAQVANEVLVGDYTPELLAALAKRSAVVTLEFENIPDAAVRQLAAAVPTYPNAQILKTAQDRSLEKQTLADLGLPVTPFRTIPDPSSPAGLQQLRQAGQELGYPMILKTARSGYDGKGQRSVSSEGELAAAAEAFGPQRIVAEQRIAFDREVSILVARNPQGQTAVYPLLENIHRNHILDVSKCPADVPPSLDTAAEAIARTVAERLDLVGLLCIELFVGAGEELMINEIAPRPHNSGHLTIEASVTNQFEQHVRAVCGLPLGQTSLRCPAAMVNLLGDLWTASGASPAFEQSLAVPGVSLHLYGKAEAREGRKMGHLTAVGETVQQAEQRVREAFSRL; this is encoded by the coding sequence ATGGACGAAATTCAACCGCTGCGGCCCGGAGCGACCATCGGGATGCTGGGAGGTGGACAGCTGGGTCGCATGTTTACTCTGGCGGCCCAGCAGATGGGGTACCGCGTGGCCGTGCTGTCCGACGAGGCCGATGGCCCCGCCGCGCAGGTTGCCAATGAGGTGCTGGTCGGCGACTACACGCCCGAATTATTGGCCGCCCTGGCCAAGCGTAGCGCGGTGGTCACGCTGGAATTCGAAAACATCCCCGACGCCGCCGTGCGACAACTGGCCGCCGCGGTCCCCACCTATCCCAACGCCCAGATCCTGAAGACGGCACAGGACCGCAGCCTGGAAAAACAGACTCTGGCCGACCTGGGATTGCCGGTCACGCCGTTTCGTACCATCCCCGACCCATCGAGTCCCGCCGGACTGCAGCAGCTGCGGCAAGCCGGGCAGGAACTGGGCTACCCGATGATCCTCAAAACGGCTCGCAGCGGCTACGACGGCAAGGGCCAGCGGAGCGTTTCCAGCGAGGGGGAACTGGCGGCGGCGGCCGAAGCCTTTGGCCCGCAGCGCATCGTGGCCGAACAACGGATCGCCTTCGACCGCGAGGTCTCGATCCTGGTGGCCCGAAATCCTCAAGGGCAAACGGCCGTCTATCCGCTGCTGGAAAACATCCATCGCAATCACATCCTGGATGTCAGCAAATGCCCCGCCGACGTGCCGCCCTCGCTGGACACGGCCGCCGAAGCGATCGCCCGCACCGTGGCCGAGCGTTTGGATCTGGTGGGGCTGCTGTGCATCGAACTGTTTGTGGGGGCCGGCGAGGAATTGATGATCAACGAAATCGCCCCCCGCCCGCATAACTCCGGGCACCTGACGATCGAAGCCTCGGTGACCAACCAATTCGAGCAACACGTGCGAGCCGTCTGCGGCCTGCCGCTGGGCCAAACCTCGCTCCGCTGCCCCGCCGCGATGGTCAATCTGCTGGGCGACCTGTGGACCGCCTCCGGAGCCTCACCGGCGTTCGAGCAAAGCTTGGCCGTGCCCGGCGTCAGCCTGCACCTGTACGGCAAAGCCGAAGCGCGAGAGGGCCGCAAAATGGGGCACCTGACTGCGGTGGGAGAGACCGTCCAGCAAGCCGAACAACGCGTCCGCGAAGCCTTCTCGCGGCTCTAA
- the purE gene encoding 5-(carboxyamino)imidazole ribonucleotide mutase, whose product MPDAASSPAPLVGVIMGSRNDWETMQPAAELLDQLQIPHECRVVSAHRTPAEMMQYASGARGRGLQVIIAGAGGAAHLPGMVASETTLPVIGVPVQSRALQGLDSLLSIVQMPGGIPVATMSIGASGAKNAALLAARILSLQDASLTQRLDAFIQQQHDDVLASAELP is encoded by the coding sequence ATGCCCGACGCCGCTTCCTCTCCCGCTCCCCTCGTCGGCGTGATCATGGGCAGCCGCAACGACTGGGAAACCATGCAACCGGCCGCGGAACTGCTTGACCAATTGCAGATCCCCCACGAATGCCGCGTGGTTTCGGCACACCGTACCCCGGCCGAAATGATGCAATACGCCAGCGGCGCCCGCGGGCGGGGCCTGCAGGTGATCATTGCCGGGGCCGGCGGAGCGGCTCACCTGCCCGGCATGGTGGCCTCGGAAACCACGCTGCCGGTGATCGGCGTGCCGGTTCAGAGCCGAGCCCTGCAGGGACTGGACTCTTTGCTATCGATCGTGCAAATGCCAGGTGGCATCCCGGTGGCCACGATGTCAATCGGCGCATCGGGTGCCAAAAACGCGGCCTTGTTGGCCGCCCGCATCCTGTCGCTGCAGGACGCCTCGCTGACGCAACGACTGGACGCGTTTATTCAGCAGCAACACGACGACGTCCTGGCTTCAGCGGAGCTGCCGTGA
- a CDS encoding rhomboid family intramembrane serine protease codes for MGLYDRDYSRYGESGYGGGSGGGFASGIGGSKKSMTTILIVINVALFLLNMLFQPTEKLDDGSLVRVPLLFDWMAVHGDTLTKPWLWWQFLTYGFAHDQTNILHLGMNMVVLFFFGNAVEQRLGRNEYLRFYLVSIFLGGVVWAIHAAVVQAGPNNMVVGASGGVQAITILFAFLYPQATVLLFFAIPVKAWMAAVGFAVMNLLGAMFGQGSNTAYDVHLAGMAFAAIYFTQKVNLGAWLPSRWSGLPRTRRGPKLRVHDPDKQLQKEEAESDRILDKIHREGEASLTRRERKFMEKFSRKKRAQRGD; via the coding sequence ATGGGTCTGTACGATCGCGACTATTCTCGTTACGGCGAATCCGGATATGGAGGAGGTTCGGGAGGCGGCTTTGCGTCCGGCATCGGCGGTTCAAAGAAGTCGATGACCACGATCCTGATCGTGATCAACGTCGCCCTGTTTTTGCTGAACATGTTGTTTCAGCCCACCGAGAAACTGGACGATGGCTCGCTGGTTCGTGTGCCTTTGCTGTTCGACTGGATGGCGGTCCACGGCGATACGCTGACCAAGCCCTGGTTGTGGTGGCAATTTTTGACCTACGGCTTCGCACACGACCAAACCAACATCTTGCACCTCGGCATGAATATGGTGGTGCTGTTCTTCTTCGGCAACGCGGTCGAGCAGCGGTTGGGACGGAACGAATATTTGCGGTTCTACCTGGTTTCCATCTTTCTCGGCGGCGTGGTATGGGCGATCCACGCTGCGGTGGTCCAAGCCGGGCCGAACAACATGGTGGTGGGCGCTTCGGGCGGCGTCCAAGCGATTACCATCCTGTTCGCATTTTTGTATCCCCAAGCCACCGTGCTGCTGTTCTTTGCGATCCCGGTCAAAGCCTGGATGGCCGCGGTGGGGTTTGCAGTCATGAACCTGCTGGGAGCGATGTTTGGCCAAGGCAGTAATACCGCCTACGACGTCCACCTGGCCGGGATGGCCTTTGCCGCAATCTATTTCACTCAAAAGGTGAACCTGGGGGCTTGGTTGCCATCGCGGTGGAGCGGTCTGCCGCGAACTCGTCGCGGGCCCAAACTGCGGGTGCACGACCCCGATAAACAACTGCAGAAAGAAGAAGCCGAATCGGATCGGATCCTGGACAAAATTCATCGTGAGGGCGAAGCCAGCCTGACCCGGCGGGAACGCAAATTTATGGAAAAATTTAGCCGCAAGAAAAGAGCTCAACGCGGCGACTGA
- a CDS encoding DUF6263 family protein, producing the protein MRCTFTALLLLFWGGFAAAQAPADAPAPADAPATSDAPAATDDSSGEGVQLRWQFTAGKKLTVTMTQEMKQEMKVAGQAMTSNMVNKTWSDWNTASVQEDGSAKILSTVTRVLMEMDNPVTGKMTIDTDQEAAEDGQAAQLDAMIRPMVGVEISNQMNPRGEVSDVKIPEEALAGLKGAAGGMLSADQMGEMMQKVSPVFPAKGLVEGDSWDAASEVKTPVGKMKVASKYTYEGPVESGGKSLHSIKVEMEMEFEAPEGGPEIEFGDQKSTGIMLFDNDNGRLVRSDVEQSFTLKVNAAPGQVLEQTISQKMSNVVEDAE; encoded by the coding sequence ATGCGCTGCACTTTCACCGCCCTCTTGCTGTTGTTCTGGGGCGGTTTCGCCGCCGCGCAGGCCCCTGCTGACGCTCCCGCCCCTGCCGACGCACCCGCCACTTCGGACGCGCCCGCCGCTACTGATGATTCCTCCGGCGAAGGCGTGCAGTTGCGGTGGCAGTTTACCGCCGGCAAAAAACTGACCGTCACCATGACGCAGGAGATGAAGCAGGAAATGAAGGTGGCGGGGCAGGCGATGACCAGCAACATGGTCAATAAGACGTGGTCCGATTGGAATACCGCCAGCGTTCAAGAAGATGGCAGCGCCAAAATTCTCTCGACCGTCACCCGGGTATTGATGGAGATGGATAATCCAGTCACGGGGAAAATGACCATCGACACCGATCAAGAAGCGGCCGAAGACGGGCAAGCGGCCCAGTTGGATGCCATGATTCGTCCCATGGTCGGCGTGGAAATTTCCAACCAGATGAATCCTCGCGGCGAAGTTTCGGATGTGAAAATTCCCGAAGAAGCCTTGGCGGGACTTAAGGGCGCCGCCGGCGGCATGTTGTCCGCCGATCAGATGGGCGAAATGATGCAGAAGGTTTCTCCAGTGTTCCCCGCCAAGGGCTTGGTTGAAGGCGATTCTTGGGATGCCGCCTCCGAAGTCAAAACGCCGGTCGGCAAGATGAAGGTCGCCAGCAAGTACACCTACGAAGGACCGGTAGAGTCCGGCGGCAAATCGCTGCACAGCATCAAGGTGGAAATGGAGATGGAATTCGAAGCTCCCGAAGGCGGGCCGGAAATCGAATTTGGGGATCAGAAGAGCACCGGCATTATGCTGTTCGATAACGACAACGGACGTCTGGTTCGCTCGGATGTCGAACAGTCCTTTACGCTGAAGGTCAACGCCGCCCCCGGACAGGTGTTGGAGCAAACCATCTCGCAGAAAATGAGCAACGTCGTCGAGGATGCCGAATAG
- a CDS encoding alkaline phosphatase PhoX, with the protein MATKTRRQFLSDNFAAATSFAAAAALGSLGDRFAHGESLRSRPTLRPVKDETTGLPLLRLPPGFRYKSYGWAGETMTDGTPTPNMHDGMAVIAAEGDTIRLCRNHEISSDGPALHSSSCRPYDAQAQAGCTSLEFDTAKGEWLSSWVSFTGTSRNCAGGVTPWGTWLTAEETVLGIGDYDKYAGGAQRKFQKNHGWVFEVPGGKMGEAAPNAAPQPIIGMGRFVHEAIAVDRRTGIVYQTEDRATSGFYRYVPHKPGQLHAGGVLEIAEVVGQPDLRGGFNNGVEFDVRWHRIADPTLAHTPGTQDELGVFKQGQVQGASMFSRLEGCWFGDGVVIFDATSGGAAEAGQIWQYDPQADKLKLLFESPSKPTLNMPDNLCVSPRGGIVLCEDNDYGANEYPQRMFALSQHGQLALLAENNVRLDGQWNGISGDFRTKEWAGATFSPDGAWLFVNVQSPGITLAITGPWEDTLA; encoded by the coding sequence ATGGCTACCAAGACCCGTCGTCAGTTTCTCAGCGATAACTTTGCGGCGGCAACCTCTTTCGCCGCCGCCGCCGCCCTGGGTTCCTTGGGCGACCGCTTTGCCCATGGCGAGTCCCTCCGCAGCAGACCGACTCTACGGCCCGTCAAGGATGAAACCACCGGCCTGCCCCTGCTGCGTTTGCCCCCCGGCTTCCGCTACAAATCTTACGGCTGGGCCGGCGAAACCATGACCGACGGCACCCCCACACCTAATATGCACGACGGCATGGCCGTGATCGCTGCCGAAGGGGATACGATTCGGCTGTGTCGCAACCACGAAATCAGCAGCGATGGGCCGGCTCTGCACAGTTCCTCTTGCCGACCCTATGACGCTCAGGCGCAGGCCGGATGCACGAGCTTGGAATTTGATACCGCTAAGGGCGAATGGTTGAGCAGTTGGGTGAGCTTCACCGGCACCAGTCGTAACTGTGCTGGCGGCGTGACCCCCTGGGGAACCTGGCTGACGGCCGAGGAAACCGTGCTGGGCATCGGCGACTACGACAAATACGCCGGCGGAGCCCAGCGGAAATTCCAGAAGAACCACGGTTGGGTGTTCGAAGTGCCCGGTGGAAAAATGGGCGAAGCGGCGCCGAACGCCGCTCCGCAACCGATCATCGGGATGGGCCGTTTTGTCCACGAAGCCATCGCCGTCGATCGACGGACCGGTATCGTTTACCAAACCGAAGACCGGGCGACCTCGGGCTTCTATCGCTACGTGCCCCACAAACCCGGCCAGCTGCATGCCGGCGGAGTGCTGGAGATCGCCGAAGTGGTCGGCCAGCCCGATCTGCGGGGCGGATTCAACAACGGCGTGGAGTTTGATGTCCGCTGGCACCGCATCGCCGACCCCACCTTGGCCCACACGCCCGGTACCCAGGATGAGTTGGGTGTGTTTAAGCAAGGCCAAGTCCAAGGTGCGTCGATGTTCTCGCGGCTGGAGGGTTGCTGGTTTGGCGATGGCGTGGTGATCTTTGACGCTACCAGTGGCGGGGCCGCCGAAGCCGGACAGATCTGGCAATACGATCCCCAGGCCGACAAGCTGAAGCTGTTGTTTGAATCGCCCAGCAAGCCGACGCTGAACATGCCCGACAACCTCTGCGTCAGCCCCCGCGGCGGCATCGTGTTGTGCGAAGACAACGATTACGGTGCCAACGAATATCCGCAGCGGATGTTTGCGCTTTCGCAACACGGCCAGCTAGCCCTGTTAGCTGAAAACAACGTCCGCTTGGATGGGCAGTGGAACGGCATCAGCGGAGATTTCCGCACTAAAGAATGGGCCGGAGCCACGTTCAGTCCCGATGGAGCCTGGTTGTTTGTGAATGTCCAGTCACCCGGTATCACTCTGGCCATCACCGGCCCCTGGGAAGACACCCTGGCTTAA
- a CDS encoding NAD(P)-dependent oxidoreductase: MNQPPIEPGKTRLGWIGTGVMGASMCGHLLDSGFSMTVSTRSRDKAEPLLQRGAEWADTPREVAANSDVVFAIVGFPQDVREVFLGPDDGVLAGTKAGDVIVDMTTSEPTLAIEIYEAAKQRDVAALDAPVSGGDRGAREAALSIMIGGDDAVVARLQPCFDILGKTIVHQGPAGAGQHTKMVNQTLIASGMIGVCEALVYGHRAGLDLPTVLRSVGSGAAGSWSLSNLGPRIIDNDFDPGFFVEHFIKDMGIALAESRRMGLSMPGLALAEQLYQAVKANGRGRDGTQALALTLAELSGFDWSQR; the protein is encoded by the coding sequence ATGAATCAACCGCCAATCGAACCCGGAAAAACTCGTCTTGGCTGGATCGGTACCGGGGTGATGGGCGCCAGCATGTGCGGTCACCTTCTGGACAGCGGTTTCTCGATGACCGTTTCCACACGCAGCCGCGACAAAGCCGAGCCGTTGCTGCAGCGCGGAGCGGAATGGGCCGATACGCCGCGTGAGGTCGCCGCCAATTCGGACGTCGTGTTTGCCATTGTGGGCTTTCCGCAAGACGTGCGAGAAGTGTTTTTGGGGCCGGACGACGGTGTATTGGCGGGAACCAAAGCGGGGGACGTGATCGTCGATATGACGACCAGCGAACCCACCCTGGCGATCGAGATTTACGAGGCTGCCAAACAACGCGACGTCGCAGCTCTCGACGCACCCGTGTCCGGCGGCGACCGGGGGGCTCGCGAAGCCGCCCTGTCGATCATGATCGGCGGCGACGATGCGGTGGTGGCAAGGCTGCAGCCCTGTTTCGACATCTTGGGCAAGACGATCGTGCATCAAGGTCCTGCAGGCGCCGGCCAGCACACCAAGATGGTCAACCAAACCCTGATCGCCAGCGGCATGATCGGCGTCTGCGAAGCTTTGGTGTACGGGCATCGCGCGGGCTTGGATCTGCCCACCGTGTTGCGTTCGGTGGGCTCCGGTGCGGCCGGCAGTTGGTCGCTATCTAATCTGGGGCCGCGGATCATCGACAACGATTTTGATCCCGGTTTTTTTGTCGAGCACTTTATCAAGGACATGGGCATCGCGTTGGCGGAAAGCCGCCGGATGGGATTGTCGATGCCCGGCTTGGCGCTGGCCGAACAACTTTATCAAGCGGTCAAAGCCAATGGCCGCGGCCGCGACGGAACCCAGGCGCTGGCGCTCACCCTGGCCGAATTGTCGGGGTTTGACTGGAGCCAGCGATGA
- a CDS encoding TonB-dependent receptor, whose protein sequence is MPNTRPNTESKALAVNLDPRRYGSFAEIGAGQEVVRWFFRVGGAAGTIAKSMSAYDMSVSDAIYGHCDRYVCRRRMEDMLDHEHALNLERLRESRGDTTAFFSFADTVSARNFKGTNDCHGWMGIRFQAHPRDQDSQIIIHVRMLDTENALQQEALGIVGVNLLYGAFFLNHEPDQLIESLLDDLSTRRIEIDMIEFSGIAFRHVDNRVMSLRLVQLGLSNAAMFSANGEVLQPSETLYKKPILVERGSFRPLTHVNVDMLRAAQEKFQHEADVEADEVVTLAEITMRNLRANGDVDLRDFLQRVDVLAACGMTVMISDYFEYYRLAAYLSRYTKKKIAITMGAGSLCELFDEKYYTKLDGGILESFGRMFKNDLKLYIYPLLDRRTDTLTTVQNLEIAPEIRSLYQYLVDKGCIEQLDNHNPKHLSTFSREVLRQIEAGEPGWTEHVPEEVAEVIQQRGYFGYRRPVPAAKKPRRRVNVLPPLPSNNLVYPPTTNLPAN, encoded by the coding sequence ATGCCAAACACGCGACCGAATACCGAAAGCAAAGCACTGGCCGTCAACCTCGATCCACGACGCTATGGGTCGTTCGCAGAGATCGGTGCCGGGCAAGAAGTCGTGCGTTGGTTTTTCCGGGTCGGCGGAGCGGCCGGGACGATCGCCAAAAGTATGTCGGCTTATGACATGTCGGTCAGCGATGCTATCTACGGTCACTGCGACCGCTACGTTTGCCGTCGCCGGATGGAAGACATGCTCGACCACGAGCACGCTCTGAACCTGGAACGCTTGCGAGAAAGCCGCGGCGACACGACGGCTTTCTTTTCCTTCGCCGATACCGTCTCGGCTCGCAACTTTAAAGGCACCAACGATTGCCACGGCTGGATGGGCATCCGCTTCCAAGCCCATCCGCGTGACCAGGACAGTCAGATCATTATCCATGTGCGGATGCTCGATACCGAAAACGCACTGCAGCAGGAAGCTCTGGGAATCGTCGGCGTGAACCTGTTATACGGCGCCTTCTTCCTGAACCACGAACCCGATCAATTGATCGAATCGCTGCTGGATGACCTGAGCACGCGGCGGATCGAAATCGACATGATCGAGTTCTCGGGCATCGCTTTCCGGCACGTCGACAACCGTGTGATGAGCCTGCGATTGGTGCAGCTGGGACTCAGCAACGCGGCCATGTTTTCGGCCAACGGCGAAGTCCTGCAGCCCTCCGAAACGCTGTACAAGAAACCGATCCTGGTCGAACGCGGCAGCTTCCGTCCGCTGACCCACGTCAACGTCGACATGCTCCGCGCCGCACAGGAAAAGTTTCAGCACGAAGCGGATGTCGAAGCCGACGAAGTGGTGACGTTGGCGGAAATCACGATGCGCAACCTGCGAGCCAACGGCGATGTCGACCTGCGAGACTTCTTGCAACGTGTCGATGTGTTGGCGGCCTGCGGAATGACCGTGATGATCTCCGACTACTTCGAATACTACCGGCTAGCCGCCTATCTGTCGCGTTACACCAAGAAGAAAATTGCGATCACAATGGGCGCGGGCAGCCTGTGCGAACTGTTCGACGAAAAGTACTACACCAAACTGGACGGCGGCATTTTGGAATCGTTTGGGCGGATGTTCAAAAACGATTTGAAATTATATATCTATCCATTGCTCGATCGCCGTACCGATACCTTGACCACTGTTCAGAACCTGGAAATTGCACCGGAGATTCGCAGTTTGTATCAGTATCTGGTCGACAAGGGTTGCATCGAGCAATTGGATAACCACAACCCCAAGCACTTGTCGACGTTTTCGCGGGAAGTGTTGCGGCAGATCGAAGCCGGCGAGCCGGGGTGGACCGAGCACGTACCGGAAGAAGTCGCGGAAGTTATCCAGCAGCGAGGTTATTTCGGTTACCGCCGACCGGTGCCTGCCGCCAAGAAGCCCCGGCGGCGCGTCAACGTCCTGCCCCCCTTGCCCAGCAACAACCTGGTCTATCCCCCCACCACCAACCTACCCGCCAATTAG
- a CDS encoding YifB family Mg chelatase-like AAA ATPase, which produces MLARLKTFTLLGIDAIPVDVEVDLSPAAMPKTILVGLPDAAVKESTHRVERAIVNSGFIRPQDRVVINLAPGDLQKQAAGFDLPISLGVLAGSGQFQSDLLEQYAVIGELALEGHTRPIKGALSVAMEAAKQAGLKGIVVPTQSASEAAVVEDIDIIPVDSLAQAVGFFSGELSLDPAPSRICELFAELSAYDLDFGDVRGQEMGKRALMLAAAGRHNLLMIGPPGSGKTMLAKRLPTVLPELTAGESIETTRIYSAIGQLPAGQPLLAKRPFRSPHHTISDAGLVGGGSPPSPGEISKAHNGILFLDELPEFNRKTLEVMRQPLEDGIVTISRALRSTTFPSDFMLVTAANPCPCGYRSDPRRNCNCTGQQIERYMGKISGPLLDRIDIHIEVPAVPFEELAGVKTGTTSAQMRTAVSQARRVQAERFANSQTRYNAQMSSRDVRRYCKLDRVCQAMLRNNVEEMGLSARAHDKILRVARTIADIDGAEQINETHLQEAVNYRSIDREMWT; this is translated from the coding sequence ATGTTGGCTCGACTGAAAACCTTTACGCTGCTGGGCATTGATGCCATTCCGGTGGATGTAGAAGTCGACCTCTCCCCGGCGGCGATGCCTAAAACGATCCTTGTCGGGCTGCCCGATGCAGCCGTCAAAGAGAGCACGCATCGGGTCGAACGAGCGATCGTCAACAGCGGCTTCATCCGCCCGCAGGATCGCGTCGTTATCAACCTCGCCCCGGGCGATCTGCAGAAACAGGCCGCCGGCTTCGACCTGCCGATCTCACTGGGCGTGCTGGCCGGCAGCGGTCAATTTCAATCGGATCTGCTGGAACAATACGCGGTGATCGGCGAACTGGCTCTGGAAGGCCATACGCGACCGATCAAAGGCGCCTTATCGGTCGCCATGGAAGCGGCCAAGCAAGCTGGACTGAAGGGCATCGTGGTGCCCACCCAAAGTGCCAGCGAAGCGGCCGTGGTGGAAGACATCGATATCATTCCCGTGGACTCCTTGGCCCAAGCCGTGGGTTTCTTCTCCGGCGAACTCTCGCTCGATCCCGCCCCCAGTCGGATCTGCGAACTGTTTGCCGAACTGTCCGCCTACGACCTCGACTTCGGCGACGTCCGCGGCCAAGAAATGGGCAAGCGAGCTCTGATGCTGGCCGCCGCCGGAAGGCACAACCTGTTGATGATCGGGCCGCCGGGCAGCGGCAAAACAATGCTGGCGAAACGACTACCCACGGTGCTGCCCGAATTGACGGCCGGAGAATCGATCGAAACAACGCGGATCTACAGCGCGATCGGACAACTGCCCGCCGGCCAACCGTTGCTGGCCAAACGTCCTTTTCGCAGCCCCCACCATACGATCAGCGATGCCGGATTGGTGGGTGGCGGCAGCCCGCCTTCGCCCGGTGAAATTTCCAAAGCCCACAACGGAATCCTGTTTCTAGACGAACTGCCAGAGTTTAATCGCAAGACTCTGGAAGTCATGCGGCAACCGCTCGAAGACGGCATCGTCACGATCAGCCGAGCGCTTCGCAGTACAACGTTCCCTTCGGACTTCATGCTGGTCACCGCGGCCAATCCCTGTCCGTGCGGATACCGCAGCGATCCCCGCCGCAACTGTAACTGCACGGGCCAACAGATCGAACGCTACATGGGCAAAATCTCCGGGCCGTTGCTGGACCGTATCGACATCCATATCGAAGTCCCCGCGGTGCCTTTCGAAGAATTGGCGGGAGTCAAAACCGGTACGACCAGCGCTCAAATGCGGACCGCCGTCAGCCAAGCTCGACGCGTGCAAGCCGAACGATTTGCCAACAGCCAAACACGCTACAACGCCCAGATGAGCAGCCGTGACGTGCGGCGTTACTGCAAGCTAGATCGAGTCTGCCAAGCCATGCTCCGCAACAATGTCGAAGAGATGGGGCTGAGCGCCCGAGCCCACGATAAAATACTTCGCGTCGCTCGCACGATCGCCGACATCGACGGAGCGGAACAGATCAACGAAACGCATCTGCAAGAAGCCGTCAACTACCGTTCCATCGATCGCGAAATGTGGACCTAA